The sequence ctttcttttttatttaaaaaaaaatgggttCCAAGCCTTCTCACAACAAACTAAATCTTGTCACCATTTCAATAATCtcatttttcatagttttcATTTACCTTAGTATATCACATAGCCCTAAACGCCATGAAACCTTAATATTCCACATCTTAAAAGATCACAAACAAACAACACAAATCTTCCCTAGGCATGTTATCAAACCTAAGTGGTACAAATATCtcgaaaacaaaacaaaaaattcaaaattcaaaattggaCTAGTCAACGTGCACGAAACACCTATTGAAGTCAAAGATCTACACGACGATGAAGTTGACTTAGTCAACGTTCATTTTCGTCGTGTTAACAAAAGTGTTATGTGGAAAGACTTATTCCCTGAGTGGATCAATGAGAATGTGCCTCAAAAATCATCCCAATGTCCTGAAATTCCAATGCCTGAGCTTGAAGATTATGTGAATTTGGACGTTGTTTTGGCCAGGGCTCCTTGTGAAAATGCTACTAATGTGTTTAGGTTACAAGTGAACCTAGTTGTGGCTAATCTTTTGGTGAAAAATGGATTGGATAGTAACGATATTTATCGCGAAATTTACGTTGTTTTCATCGGACCTTGTAGCCCTATGCTTGAGATTTTCAGGTGTGATGATCAAATATGGCATGAAGGAAATGTATGGATTTACAAACCTGATTTGAGAAGACTCAAACAGAAAATACTCATGCCTGTTGGATCTTGCCAACTTGCCAGTCCATTTGCTGTACAAGGTATGttgttaactttttttattttttttgaattcacCTTGGCAGATTTTGGGGACAACAGGTTCATCTAAACACCCTTcgattaaaaattatatatgtagatatgatatatattgaattatctTGGCATCTCTATGTGTTTGCGTTAATATATTGAAGATTCATAGTAAAATCTTGATTCTGTCACAATATGCACTATCAACATAAATGACGGGATGGAAATAAAGGCTACTCAAAACTCACGACTTAAGAACTAAGTTAGCGTTTGGCCATTTTGGatatgattttcaaaattaattttaaaatatttgtttgacTATATATTTTAGATCAAATTATGAAAATCtgtctttaaatttttttcaagttcCAAAAATTGGTTTAGACTAGTTTTTGAAATTCTGGATTTCTACTCACAATAAATGCTTGTTGAAACACAACTTCAAAAACTTAAGTTTTCAAGtttgaacttcaaattttaCAGCCAAGTGAAAGCTAAGTAACCTTTAGAATGGGGATTTTGCGTTCTATACCAAACAAATGTGACCTGATTAgtgtaaaaacaaaaaacaaaattacaCGTTGATGAATATtagtttaaaatgaaataaatggtaCTCTATGGTTCATATTTTTGGATAAATTAGGACCAAATATAGCAACTTCTAGATCTCATGAAAAGGGAAATTATTGATGCATCAATTTTTTGTactttgaatttctttttgttatgtatatatgGCATCATAGTTAATATTTATTCTGAAATAATTGACCACATGAATTGTTTGAGGATATGTTGGCTAAGCATTGAACAAATCCACTAGCTAACTTGAGAGGAAAAAATTGCTagatttagaaaataaattttctatgaTTAATCCTGCATTTAGAAGACAATATTAAATGGAACATGGAGTATTTTTCAAGGGATAAATTTTGATAACTAGGTAAagtacattattattattgttgttgtaattgTGCACCACCCAATTGTCTCTTTATAGCAATCTGAACATAGGTGCTTCGAATCTATAATAAGATGGAAATGAATCAATGACAGTAAACCAACTTACCAAAGGGctaaattaaacaaaatcattcaaaatttaattcaattattctccaaataacaataattaagttATACATTTCCCAATCTTTGTGAAGAGTGTAATCCAATAATTTACCATATTAGAAAAGAAAGGTTAAAATATGTAGGCAAGTGGGGTCAAACTTTCAAGACTGTACATCACCTGTTTAAGTACacatagtatttttttaaaaaaacccaaaattaaaacttttattatattCCCGTAAGTAAGATAATCACGCAAATgtttataacttattttagattataaattttaaaaatatttctttctttcttaaaatttgTTAGTCAAATATCGTCATATAAATTTGTACTGCTGaaatatttcatttactttttctcttttatatatttttcgtCTAGTGCCCGATATCTACATTGTAGATTCAACAAATCGCGCGTAACACCCATTTAAGATGAAAGAATTCTATTCATCTCACTACGACCCTCGTTGATTATATTTCTTTCATACTCATGAACCAGAGACCTACctgtttttttctcttttgctATGTTCATTTTATAAGGGTTACAATTTAGACCTCATTCATTATGTTTACCTTGGTTGAAACTACTAGGTCGAGAAGTATGGAGAAAATATGGTTCATCATCCACAAGCAACAAAAGTGCACACAAGCGAAGAGAAGCTTATGTTACTGTTCTTCACTCCTCAGAATCATATGTGTGTGGAGCAATATCTCTAGCACAAAGCATCATCTTATCCAAATCCAGGAAAGACCTAATTCTTCTTGTCGACAACTCAATATCACAAGAAACTTTACATAGTCTAAAACTAGCAGGATGGAAGATCAAAATAATAGAAAGAATAAGAAACCCTCATGCAAAAAGAGGCACTTACAATGAATGGAACTACAGCAAGCTCCGGATATGGCAGCTAACAGAATATGACAAGCTTATCTTTGTAGACGCGGACTTCCTCTTCTTCAAGAATCTTGATCATTTCTTTGTGTTCCCACAGTTATCAGCTGCTGGTAACTGTAGGCATGTGTTCAACTCAGGGATCATGATAATCGAGCCATCGGAGTGTACTTTCAAAACCCTAATGGAGAAAACCCTAACTGTTGTTTCGTACAATGGAGGTGATCAAGGATTTTTGAATGAGGTCTTTTCTTGGTGGCATAGGTGGCCTGCTAAActgaattttttgaagaatttccAGACAGATGAAAGTCGAAAATATGAATATCCTGAGGATGCATACGCAATGCATTACTTAGGTTTAAAGCCATGGATGTGTTACAAAGATTATGACTGCAATTGGGATGTTTTGGAATATAGGGATTTTCCAAATGATTTAATTCATGCAAAGTGGTGGCAAGTTTATGATTTAATGCCAAAGGAGCTGCAGAAATATTGTGATTTGACTCCAGAGATGGATACAAGGATAAGATTGGAGAGACAAAAGGCTAAAATTGCTAATTTTTCTGATGGCCATTGGAAAATTCAAGTGAAGGATCCAAGAAGACTTTCCGATTCTGAcatttgattaaaattattatttaggaGGAtagaggtgttcaataggtaaaAGTCCTAATTGAGGTGTTAAAGTGAAAATTATGAACGATTTCAAGAGGCCGCAGATGACATGATGAGCCTTCATTTTTCTACCTCCAAAGAACTTCTTTGCTGCttcttgtattattttttactgGCACGAtctataaattatgaaatactAGAAAATGAAAAGCTTATACACCACTCATATGTCAAGATGAACTTGGAAATTTTAATGGAAACCACTCGGCTAATGTATTGCAATACTGTATTTTGTTTCACTATGGAACTTGCTACTAAACGTACTTCTATATAATTAAACAACAATAGACTAAaggaaaatagaaaatttatcacTTTGCAAATTATATTACGTGCACATAATATGTTGAGCATATGTAGAAATTGAGTCCTCTTTAGACTATCAACGTCCAGACCAGTTCCACTTTTTGGTATTAAGCATATGTAGTGCTTTAACCAAGTATCCATATACACACTAGAACATATTATGCTTAacctaaaatattaatataaaaaaaaactactgATCATGTGCAGTAAATCAAGATAGGAACAGCATGAAGAAGAAGtagaaaggaagaagaaagatgaagatacagacgaagaagaagaatcaGAACAGAATTGTATTAGTGTATTTGAAAAGTGTTATCCATGCCTCTTTACATACATGTGTATAATACAATAACTAATACATATAACAACTATAACTAACTCTTAACTAACTCTTAAACTAACTAGTGATCTTAATTACACATATGCCACATTGTTCAAGTGACACCTTCTTTAATACCCCCCCTCAAGTTTGGAGGTATGAACAAGTTCATTACACCAAACTTGGATAACAAATATTCATGTTGAGATTTTCCTAAACCTTTAGTTAACATATCAGCTTCTTGTTCCTTTGTATGTAGATACTTTGTTTCAACTAAACCTTGTTGAATTTTCTCACGTATGAAATGACAATCCAACTCAATatgttttgttctttcatgTAAAACTGGATTGGCAGCAATTTGTATTGCTGACTTACTGTCACTGTAAACACTAACTGTAGTTTGAATCTTAGCTCCAAGTTCTTTAAACAGCTTAACTATCCATGTAATCTCAGCTATTGAACTGGCCATACttctatactcagcttcagctgaGCTTCTAGACACTGTGGCctgtttctttgatttccaagagatcATTGATTCTCCCATCTTTACCATAAAACCTGAAACAGACCTTCTTGTGTGTAAACAAGCTCCCCAGtctgcatcacaataaaccttTAACTGTTTGGAGCTTTTGCTAGATAACAATACTCCTTGTCCTGCTTGACTCTTTATGTATCTCACAATTCTGAGTGCAGCATTAAAATGAGATTGCTTTGGTTGATGAAGAAATTGACTCAGTGTTTGAGTAGCAAATGCAATATCTGGTCTTGTGACATTAAGATACAATAGCTTGCCTACTAGTCTTCTGTATATAGTTGCATCTTCCAGTAGCTTGTCTTCTTCTCCTCTTccattcatatcatcatattccTTAGTTCTTAATCTAACATATGGATCCAGTGGTGTAGAAACTGGCTTGGCAGCCCCAAGTCCTACTTCAGAAATTATTTCCAAGGCATATTTTCTTTGATGCATCACAATGCCTTCTTGTGATCTGGCAAACTCAATCCCAAGGAAGTACCTTAGATctcccaaatctttcatcttgaAAGTATTCAACAAAGTTACTTTTGTATCCTTTATCAAACTCAGATCATTTCCagtaatcatcatataatctACATATACTAAGATTACCACCAAAGATTTGTCAATCCTTTTTATAAACAGTGAGTAATCTAAATGACTTTGCACAAAGCCAAGATTGAGTAGTGCCTCAGTAAGCTTTACATTCCACTGTCTAGGTGCctgtttcaaaccatataagGATTTAATGAGCTTACATACTGGTTTCTCCCCATGCACATTAAAATCCTTAGGAGGTTGGAAGCCTTGAGGAAGAGCCATGTAAACTTCTTCTAACAAGTCACCTTGCAGAAATGCATTTGaaacatccatttgatgaacaTGCCATTTCTCAGTAGCAGCAAGTGCTAATACACTCCTGATAGTAACCATCTTAACTACTGGAGAGAAGGTTTCTTGATAATCAATACCTTCCTTTTGATtgaaaccttttgcaactaatCGAGCTTTAAATCTATCTACTTCTCCTGATGCTAAATACTTGATTTTAAACACCCACTTGCACCCAATAGCCTTCTTGCCTGGTGGTAATGGAACAACAGTCCAAGTGTTGTTAGCATCCAAGGCTGAAATTTCAGACTTCATAGCATCCACCCATCTCTGATCAGAACATGCTTCCTCAAATGTTGATGGTTCAATATCATTACCAAAATTAGATAAGAATGCCTGATAGGATGTATGTAGATGATCATAGGCAACATATTTGTCAATTGAATATGTTGGCTTATTACTAGACTTGAGACTTGCAGCAGCTACATAATTCTTCATCCATAAAGGAGCTCTACTACTTCTTGTGGACCTTCTTTgttgtcgcgccccattttcgcagaaaacgggttttgtgcacgacctaacaactcttttgggatttcgagtttggagtcgccacctaacgagttaaggcgcgttagggcacctatatAGCCTAACTAAGTCTTactaaggtcaacgagccagagattagggtaagggttcaaattacctcgaggggaaggtgttaggcatccctcgaggtccacaagtgtgggtcccggccgtatctcatgcagTCTATgtggggttacaagtagcaatcaaggtcacttcattattattcattaatatgcttgctaagtgataacaaatataaaaacaattaatactattttattattttttcattaatttgagCATGCAAGGCTTGGTGATAGCAATaaacaatcaaattttatttttatttaagcatatgagactatgttataaacaaaatttacaaatgTTAAGCAATTAATAAGTGCGAaagtaaagtttgaaaattgataagttttgaataggaatttttattttaaaaaaaatgtttgtttctttatagggctgatgccacgatattgttgatcgtgctcctccaccatagaaacaatttcgatttgaggtcggtctaaaaatagtttatgtttttgaaaatgatttaaaagatttagtttacatgtaggcacataaatatttacacataaacacacataattccttttgaaattcatgggtAGGTAGTACTTCCGGGGATGCGTCGGtttaaaaattggaactagaccTTCTtagttcctttgactttcccactaacgataggttaggagatagtgcttataatttattttcaaaatgaacaatgtcaaaatcaatccaaatttttaaaagaagattgaataatgactttttaagaaaattatgttacaagttttgatatgaaatattttaaagccaagttaaatgcatgaaatgatTCTAATTtagtattattaaaaaaaaattattgcatCATGAATGCGGGAAAACAAATAGGATTactaataatattaactaattttagggGGAGGGCTCAAATATGcacaaacaaatttttttatggatatGCTAAAAGTTTATTTACAACCCTATagacatgatttctaggtgtttaaaAAACAATGTAACatatatatgcatgattttgtaaatgatatgaacaatttAATACTTAGGCATAGTTTCTACGTGATAAgacaaatgaaaatttataatatatttttaacatcTAACAACCTACTAGATTATTaggatttgattttaacattcaaaaaaattaatggaatctagttattattttttaagacttGTTAA comes from Solanum pennellii chromosome 1, SPENNV200 and encodes:
- the LOC107025549 gene encoding putative UDP-glucuronate:xylan alpha-glucuronosyltransferase 4: MGSKPSHNKLNLVTISIISFFIVFIYLSISHSPKRHETLIFHILKDHKQTTQIFPRHVIKPKWYKYLENKTKNSKFKIGLVNVHETPIEVKDLHDDEVDLVNVHFRRVNKSVMWKDLFPEWINENVPQKSSQCPEIPMPELEDYVNLDVVLARAPCENATNVFRLQVNLVVANLLVKNGLDSNDIYREIYVVFIGPCSPMLEIFRCDDQIWHEGNVWIYKPDLRRLKQKILMPVGSCQLASPFAVQGREVWRKYGSSSTSNKSAHKRREAYVTVLHSSESYVCGAISLAQSIILSKSRKDLILLVDNSISQETLHSLKLAGWKIKIIERIRNPHAKRGTYNEWNYSKLRIWQLTEYDKLIFVDADFLFFKNLDHFFVFPQLSAAGNCRHVFNSGIMIIEPSECTFKTLMEKTLTVVSYNGGDQGFLNEVFSWWHRWPAKLNFLKNFQTDESRKYEYPEDAYAMHYLGLKPWMCYKDYDCNWDVLEYRDFPNDLIHAKWWQVYDLMPKELQKYCDLTPEMDTRIRLERQKAKIANFSDGHWKIQVKDPRRLSDSDI